A region from the Tachysurus vachellii isolate PV-2020 chromosome 25, HZAU_Pvac_v1, whole genome shotgun sequence genome encodes:
- the ifnlr1 gene encoding interferon lambda receptor 1, with protein MDLDTWPLRVLLLLVWCSGSWCDSCNMTKVYFESRNFHSTIRWDEVKIPGREVRYSVKYNIYGDRPRMMNGCQNISETFCALSSVMTDVRSKYYGKIMADEICLGEFMQFVPLEKTILEAPKLSVITARSTLTVTITTPMGPQNRSIREISCWERCQESGISSVNYIVNLTHPESEAGKVYRNTSGIITLSHLTMNTEYCGIVLYELTHPYKKLQSENISFCQTLPVADKPWISIFIWSALVVLFLLIILPLIFCYQYVTRKRKLPETLIMSKNTTPYFNPDPNVKITTMKVYTESPWNTIKPELASSDMPEKIKAVNITVGYAAQDYHDQDWHCHSYSNEQVAAVRNQSEASCTSYSMVVGVVAPQDREEVSSCATDSGNGDSISPGLSSCTEEDLFKVIHHAEPDEGLGIIEPVSSSELLVLPVSRGTNGKLLFSNLTFQPIDLNVSNSSELVPLVPRSSPAGERTLLLTNLDSADNSDWTDNDSMPEYRKVYLPNGVPQTCLQFPTLSKILLSDCTSNYRENWVPVILPDPLLNDTNCTVPNSELHEFAEPEEDIEDSPLDLEEIFLGGWMVQIQG; from the exons GCTCGTGGTGCGACAGCTGCAATATGACAAAGGTGTATTTCGAGTCTCGCAATTTTCACAGCACAATCCGTTGGGATGAAGTGAAAATCCCAGGCCGAGAAGTTCGCTACAGTGTCAAATATAACAT ATATGGAGACCGACCCAGGATGATGAATGGATGCCAGAATATTTCTGAAACTTTCTGTGCTCTCAGCTCCGTGATGACGGACGTCCGCTCTAAATATTACGGCAAGATCATGGCTGACGAGATATGCCTAGGCGAATTCATGCAGTTCGTTCCATTAGAAAAAA CCATTCTAGAAGCACCGAAGCTGTCCGTGATAACGGCCAGGTCCACTCTCACCGTAACCATCACAACACCCATGGGGCCTCAGAACCGCTCAATTAGGGAGATCAGCTGTTGGGAAAGGTGCCAGGAGTCTGGAATATCATCTGTTAACTACATTGTCAATCTCACACACCCGGAGTCTGAAGCTGGAAAG GTATATAGGAACACGTCTGGCATCATTACACTGAGTCATTTAACCATGAACACAGAGTACTGTGGCATTGTGTTGTATGAGCTCACACATCCCTACAAAAAGCTCCAGAGTGAAAACATCAGCTTCTGTCAGACTTTACCAG TTGCAGACAAGCCCTGGATTTCTATATTCATCTGGTCAGCATTAGTGGTACTTTTCCTCCTGATCATCTTGCCTCTGATTTTCTGCTATCAGTATGTCACAAGAAAGAGGAAACTCCCTGAGACACTG ATCATGTCGAAGAACACCACTCCTTACTTCAACCCAGATCCTAATGTAAAGATAACCACAATGAAAGTATACACTGAATCTCCATGGAATACCATCAAGCCTGAACTAGCCTCATCTGATATGCCAGAGAAGATAAAGGCTGTAAACATAACTGTTGGTTATGCAGCCCAAGACTACCATGACCAGGACTGGCACTGTCATTCTTACAGTAATGAACAGGTAGCAGCAGTTAGGAACCAGAGTGAGGCATCCTGCACAAGTTATAGTATGGTTGTGGGTGTGGTAGCACCCCAGGATCGAGAGGAGGTATCCAGCTGTGCTACTGACAGTGGGAACGGAGACTCCATCAGCCCTGGATTGTCATCTTGCACAGAAGAGGATCTATTTAAGGTCATTCATCATGCAGAACCAGACGAAGGCCTGGGAATTATAGAGCCAGTCTCTAGCAGTGAGCTTTTAGTGCTGCCAGTTTCACGTGGCACCAACGGGAAACTGCTGTTCTCCAACTTAACATTTCAGCCAAtagatttaaatgtaagcaaCAGTTCAGAGCTTGTGCCTCTTGTGCCAAGGTCCTCACCAGCTGGAGAAAGGACTCTTTTGTTGACAAATCTCGACTCTGCAGATAATTCAGACTGGACAGACAATGACTCAATGCCTGAATACAGGAAAGTCTACCTTCCAAACGGGGTCCCTCAGACCTGCTTGCAGTTTCCCACACTTTCCAAAATTCTATTGTCTGACTGTACATCAAACTACAGAGAAAACTGGGTACCGGTAATCCTACCAGATCCCCTGCTGAATGATACAAACTGCACTGTACCCAACAGTGAGCTACATGAATTTGCTGAGCCAGAAGAGGACATAGAAGACTCACCATTAGATCTTGAAGAAATCTTTTTAGGTGGATGGATGGTGCAAATCCAAGGATAG